Proteins encoded together in one Lathyrus oleraceus cultivar Zhongwan6 chromosome 5, CAAS_Psat_ZW6_1.0, whole genome shotgun sequence window:
- the LOC127079294 gene encoding pentatricopeptide repeat-containing protein At2g13600, whose amino-acid sequence MGKHRLVRKVVGDLSFSDSSPFAKLLDSCVKSKSVFEVRRVHARIIKTQFSSEIFIQNRLVDVYGKCGFLEDARKVFDHMLQRNTFSWNAVLSALTKCGALDEALKLFKCMPQPDQCSWNAMVSGFAQRDRFEEALRFFVDMHSEDFVVNEYSFGSALSACAGLTDLNIGVQIHGLISKSRYSLDVYMGSALVDMYSKCGVVDGAQRAFDDMDVRNIVSWNSLITCYEQNGPAGKALEVFVRMMSNGIEPDEITLASVVSACASLSAIREGLQIHARVMKWDKFRNDLVLGNALVDMYAKCKRVNEARLVFDRMPLRDVVSETSMVSGYAKASSVKAARLMFSNMMERNVVSWNALIAGYTQNGDNEEAVRLFLLLKRESIWPTHYTFGNLLNACANLADLKLGRQAHTHILKHGFWFQSGEESDIFVGNSLIDMYMKCGLVEDGRVVFERMLERDNVSWNAMIIGYAQNGYGTEALEIFRKMMVSGEKPDHVTMIGVLSACSHAGLVEEGRRYFQSMTTDHGLAPIKDHYTCMVDLLGRAGCLDEANNLIQTMPMEPDAVVWGSLLAACKVHGNITLGKYVAEKLLEIDPLNSGPYVLLSNMYAELGRWKDVVRVRKQMRQMGVVKQPGCSWIEIQSHLHVFMVKDKRHPHKKDIYLILKILTEQMKRVGYVPEVDDDETYEEESDSELILHSEMEMAVDAAVG is encoded by the coding sequence ATGGGTAAACATCGGTTGGTCCGAAAAGTGGTCGGTGACTTATCTTTTTCGGACTCCTCACCCTTCGCCAAGCTATTGGACTCTTGTGTTAAGTCAAAGTCCGTTTTCGAGGTGCGTCGCGTTCATGCTCGAATCATTAAGACACAATTTTCCTCTGAAATATTCATTCAGAACAGGCTCGTTGATGTTTATGGGAAATGCGGGTTTTTGGAGGACGCGCGCAAGGTGTTCGATCATATGCTGCAGAGAAATACTTTCAGTTGGAATGCGGTTTTAAGTGCTTTGACAAAGTGTGGTGCTCTTGACGAGGCTTTGAAATTGTTTAAGTGTATGCCTCAGCCTGATCAGTGTTCTTGGAATGCTATGGTGTCTGGTTTTGCTCAGAGGGATCGGTTTGAGGAGGCGTTGAGATTCTTTGTTGATATGCATAGTGAGGATTTTGTGGTTAATGAGTATTCCTTTGGGAGTGCTCTTAGTGCTTGTGCAGGGTTGACAGATTTGAATATTGGTGTTCAAATCCATGGTTTGATATCGAAATCTCGTTACTCGTTGGATGTTTACATGGGTTCTGCTCTAGTTGATATGTACTCCAAGTGTGGGGTGGTGGATGGTGCTCAGAGAGcttttgatgatatggatgtgagGAATATAGTTTCTTGGAATAGTTTGATTACATGCTATGAGCAAAATGGTCCTGCTGGTAAAGCTCTAGAGGTTTTTGTAAGAATGATGAGTAACGGGATTGAGCCCGATGAGATTACTTTGGCCAGTGTGGTCAGTGCTTGTGCAAGCTTATCAGCAATTAGGGAGGGTTTGCAAATTCACGCTCGTGTTATGAAATGGGATAAATTTCGGAATGACCTTGTGTTAGGCAATGCTTTGGTTGATATGTATGCAAAGTGCAAGAGAGTTAACGAAGCTCGATTGGTTTTCGATAGGATGCCACTTAGGGATGTGGTATCTGAAACCTCTATGGTAAGTGGGTATGCAAAGGCATCAAGTGTGAAAGCAGCGAGACTGATGTTTTCAAACATGATGGAGAGGAATGTGGTGTCGTGGAATGCGCTTATTGCAGGTTATACGCAGAATGGAGATAATGAAGAGGCGGTTAGACTATTCCTCCTCCTAAAAAGGGAATCCATCTGGCCAACTCATTACACCTTTGGTAACTTACTTAACGCATGTGCAAATCTTGCTGATCTGAAGCTTGGAAGACAGGCACATACTCACATTTTGAAGCATGGTTTTTGGTTTCAGTCAGGGGAAGAATCTGATATTTTTGTTGGGAATTCTCTTATTGACATGTACATGAAATGTGGATTAGTTGAAGATGGACGTGTGGTTTTTGAGCGCATGTTAGAAAGGGATAATGTCTCGTGGAATGCCATGATAATCGGATATGCGCAAAATGGTTATGGTACCGAGGCCCTAGAAATTTTCAGGAAAATGATGGTATCTGGAGAGAAACCAGATCATGTTACTATGATAGGAGTTCTATCTGCATGTAGTCATGCAGGACTTGTTGAAGAAGGGCGCCGTTACTTCCAGTCAATGACGACCGATCATGGTTTAGCACCAATAAAGGATCATTATACATGCATGGTCGATTTACTTGGTCGTGCGGGTTGCCTTGATGAAGCAAACAATCTGATACAAACAATGCCAATGGAACCTGATGCTGTTGTTTGGGGATCGTTACTTGCTGCTTGTAAGGTTCATGGGAACATTACATTAGGGAAGTATGTGGCAGAAAAGCTCTTGGAGATTGATCCCTTGAACTCTGGACCATATGTTCTTCTTTCGAATATGTATGCTGAGCTTGGTAGATGGAAAGATGTGGTAAGAGTCCGTAAACAAATGAGACAAATGGGAGTAGTAAAGCAACCTGGTTGCAGTTGGATTGAAATTCAGAGTCATCTACATGTTTTCATGGTAAAAGATAAAAGACACCCGCATAAGAAGGACATCTATTTAATTCTAAAAATTCTAACAGAACAGATGAAGCGAGTTGGCTATGTGCCAGAAGTCGACGATGATGAGACTTATGAAGAAGAAAGTGACTCTGAACTTATTTTACACAGTGAAATGGAAATGGCAGTAGATGCTGCAGTTGgataa